One Drosophila teissieri strain GT53w chromosome X, Prin_Dtei_1.1, whole genome shotgun sequence genomic window, GGATAGATGCTGCTCATGGCGGATGAGCGTAGTCCGGGTTCGAGCAATGCACGCACTTGAACTTAACTTGCACTGCACCCGGACGACAGCAGTGGCCACCTCTCGGGCATGACCCAAAAATGGCATCTATGATGGGAGACTACTGACTACtggtggcggcggaggcggaaaACAGCAGGTGGCATTCGGGAAATGTCAGCGAATTGCTTCTTAGTCATTCCCAGACTCAAGGTGATAGATGACATACCATAGCATAGCATAGCATATATAGATAAAAGTCCAACTTGGGATGCATtgagtggtggtggtggtggtggtggcctaATGCCGAGAGATTTCGAAAGGTTTGACCTGCATTTGGAGCAACAAATTAAGCTTAATCAATGCGGCTGCGACCGCCAACTGACAAACAACGAAATGTTGACAAAGTGAAACAGTTTGGGCTGTGCTTAgcttagaaaaattaaattaaatcacaGACGAGCgaggcggggcggggcggggcaaAGGGAGGTAATGATCATCGGTGGGCAGATCGGGGTAGATCAGGCTATCAGCACAGTTGGAGCAGGCACCGGGGCACTGGAACTGGGACTGACTGACCATGCCATGCCACCTTCCTGGTTCGTTGATTCGAAAACAAGTTGCGaaatgagatgagatgagtcGAGCGCTCCACTGATTCTGCTCTGGTTCCCGCAGACGCTGGCGATCTCCGTCCGTCCATCCAAACTGgcatatagtacatatataacatatcTACTTTATCGCTGACAATGTGACGCATGGTAATTGTAATTGCCGGCACGTGAGTTGCTGGACAAGCTGGGCCCGACTGTCACCACTCCATCGCAACTACACTACAATGGAAACTAGAACTATCTAAGCCAAGTCGCTCCTAATTACACTTCAAATGGCTTTTAATGGGGATAACCTTTGGATTGGCGAAGAAGATTTAGTTTAGTTAGCTGCAAGTGCTTGAAATCTAAGCTAGCTGAGCAGTATATCATTATATATCATTACTATAGTTTAACCAGTATCGCTAGAGTACGACACTCTTTCTCGCCGTGTAGTCAAATCAGCTGGAATCGTTTGATTTGGCTAACTAGATCACAGAAGCATGCACAGCTTGGCCCTGGCCCAGTCATGGATTGCTGGAGTCCATCTTCCGTTTGAACTGGCATAGGTCATCAACCGCCTTCCTTCTCCGGCTGCCATTCGCTCGGTTGGCCAATTATCGTCGCGACAATGTTTAGTgcgagcgcagaaaaaaacgCTTGATagtgattattatttttatatttcccaGAATTAATGTCCAGAGATAATTGTCTTAatcgactgactgactgtacATCGCATATTGCACAGTCAGCCAAAGCCGAAGCCAACGCCAAAACTacaaccaaaaccaaaataataaaaacataaaccaaAACCTAAAAGAAAAGGAAGCCGACAAGAACGGATTGACAATACTTGAAGTGCGCAGCggcaaaaaccgaaaacaatcTGCAAGATTacggatttcggatttcgaaTGGCCATTGCCGATGAGTATATACTCTCAGTatatgagtatgagtatgagtatgagtatgagtgCTGGTGGTGGCCTCCACCGAGCGAGCAGACCTAAACAAACGCGCCAGGAAGTGCTCTTCGACCTGGCCAAGATGTTTGGCAAGTTGGCTCAGAATCCATGTGGCGTAATAGGTTGCtcaattgccaattgccagATTCGTgctgcatttatttaaatgcacatGCACTTCTACAATATCTGGCCAAAGACCAATGCGATCTCGTCCAGAGGAGCCCGACTGCCACATGACGACCATGATGATGGGGATGGGCCCTTTTCAATTACAGTCATTAAAATGCGTGTCtactttaattacaaatttcaaaacagCAAAGGCGAACGTCGCGCATagattttgcagttttttttaTCCCCTGGAGGGGAACATGGAATCGCCACTGTCCATCCAGCAGTCCAGGTTCTCTAGTAGCCGCCATGCAGTGTCCACTGTCATTGTCCAGCAGTTGGACAGGCTGGATGGGCTGGACAGGCGGTGTATTATGCGACAATGACCTCTTTTCCGTGCTTAGGACATTCAAGGCCAATAACAAAGAGTTATGTATCCATGAGATACAAAAGGCGACTTCGGCGGCCGCTGTTCTGCTCCTCTGCCACTCTGCTGCTCTCCTGCTTTGCTGTCTTGCTGGCGATCGCAGGTCTAGTACTGGGTTGTGTATATGCGCACACGTATGTGCCTCGCCTGTGGATGTGGCATGCAGCAGCAAAGCACTGGGCAACAAGGTGGCCCACGTTGCACGTTGGATGTGCACATTTTGGCTGAGCCATAAAACAACAGGCCATGGTTGCGACTAAAGCCATGTTGTGTGGTGTAATTACCTTTGGCCagaatgataatgataatgatgatggtaATGCTCCTGCCTCGCGATCTATGCTAGTTCTCCCTTTTCGCCTTTGTGTTGACGACCAGGACAATGTTCATGTTGATTGCAACGCAtgtgcatttttatattatattcccTCCACGATACAATTCCACCCCACCCCACACCACCCCACAGCACCCCGTTCACCCAATCTTAAGAGGCTCTTACTGCACTCCAGtgcaagtccaagtccacATCCATGGCCAAGTCGTGTCCGCTGCGCACAAATTTATTGCAGTCGCCGCAAAGAAGCAAAGAGCCTGCAGAAAATCTACGTCCAGAAGTGGTTCCCTTTTGCGGGccaaggcaaatatttatgcaagtCAAGAGCATAAAAATGTCGCAAGAAAATGAGAAGACCAGTGCAGCCATTAACTGACCACTTGGCCCAGCAGCCAAGTGCTTTCGCATCCTGCCCTCCACCTCTAAGGCGCCGCATTCCCTCTCCTCCCTCTTCCACTTCCTCTTCGGATCGGACGACACGCGAGGAGGATCGCTGAATCGGAGAATCTGAGAATCCGAGAATCGGAGGAGCAGCTCACAGAGCAGCACCATCCCGTGCCCGGCCAATTTTCCACCAACTCCTCCAAAATGTGGCATTTGATTTGGCCCAGGCCGCTGGACTAGGTTTCTCCACATCTTGGATACCCTTACTTCTAGGAGGAAGTAACTCCTGCACAAGAAGCCATACCAATAatcaaaacaacaagaaattTCTACTTAAGATCTGCCAGTAAAGACAGAGTTTCTGAAGCTGATCAAGACTAAGAATAAATAGAATCTCAAGAAAGAGTATAACCATGTCGGTGTGCCCTATTCAATCGCACATTTTTAATAGCATCGCCTACTTCGGATGGGACTCAGTGGTTCAGGTTTTCCTCTAACTTGGTTGTCCTCCAGCAGAGCTGGGGTTTTTTTTAGATCGAGCTATTAAATGTCAGGTGGGGGGATATTCTCAACGGAGTGTGTAAGTAGTggaaacatatatgtatgtatgtacaagtaaatatgtatgcatatacaAGGACTTGCAAAGTGCCATGGCAAACCTGAGTTAATAGAAGCTCTTATTAAACTCGTAAAAGTGCGATTTAAATCTAAGCTAAGTTTAGACTATTAGCACGGTAGTCACACCATTCGACGAATACGTCATCTTTTTCCATGAACAGAGTTGTTGTTCCACAGCCGTTCATCCATGGAAATCATTGAGCAACTTaataattgcaattatgcATGATTTTTCTAAACGCAAATATCTAAAGATTATGAGATTCATTTTCGTGACGAGACTTACAGATCTACAGACTACAGATCTCTATAGATCTACAGATCTACAGAACTACGGCGCTGTGGATCGACCTTCAAAATTGGCAAAACGACTGGCTGTTGGGTCATAAAGGTTTTCGGGTTCTGGGTATTTGGgtatatattttggtttgGTATTTTGGTtagccatccatccattgaTTTTGCATACACAAGTTACAAGTTCCTAGGTACGCAACAACGTGGCCAATCCAGCCTAAATATAGATTtggaatgaaaaaaaaaaaaaaacaggtaGACAGGCCAGGAGAGATAATCCATGGGCTCATAAAACCCCGAAAACCGAACCCAAAACGGGTCGTAAATAAACAGATGGGTCGcgttcaaatattttcgacaGCGGACTTAATGCGGCTTTCCCTCGTTTATCTCCTCCATCTCGTTTACTATCTCGCACCACTTGTATCATAATGTGCATTCTGAAATCAGACTCTTTCCAAATCCAATCAGAGCACGTTTAACTTAAGAGCTCTCCCAGAACTTTTCCGCTAAACGATTGTCTGACCTTAGAGACGCGTCGACGCAAtagtatctggtatctggtatcttgtatcttgtatcttgtatcttcTATAAGGCATGGGCGCACACCCAAAGAGAAAAGTGGGATGATATGATGCTAGAGGCTCCATCATTTTATGTACGAACTAATAGAAATCTTCAATCTACTGTTTTTAAGGTCTGAAAGATATTATCATACGATAGAAATCTTCCATCTACTGTTTTTAAGGTCTGAAAGATATCATCATACGATATTAAGAGATCTATTTGGATCTAAAGTACACTTTATGATCTATTTACGAATCTATTAAATCAAAATCACTGGCTTGTATTGGTTTTTTTCGGGTGTATAAGCATTATACCTTTAGTAACACAATTTGGAGGCACCGCAGAGGTCGTGGATGTGGATTTTCATAGGCGACAACTACTAGTTTGTGTAGCATCACTTTCTGCCAGGCAATGGAACTTTCCATCGATCTAAACTCATCTATCCTTTTTGGGTGCTTGGGTACTAGTATAGTATgctatacatatatctggTGGCAGTCTATAAAAAGAATCGGCAGGCCTGTTTGGAGCTGCCCCAAGGCATTTATCATTCTAAGATAATCAACGATCGGAAACCCCCTGCTTTGATTATGTTAATGATGTTCCTCGGCGGGATCGAATGCATGCAGCCTGGTCGAAtggtctggtctggtttggtttggtttggtttggtccTCCTCTTCCAATGGCCACTGGCTTAGTTCGTCTTTGGCTCGATTGCTAAAGTTCTTGGTGGCGGTGCcattggtggtgctggtgctggtggtggtggtggtggaggtgctgctgctggtggaacTAGCAGGCATGTTGGCCTGCCCCCTAATCCCCCCGTCTCGTGCCCAAGTAGATAccggtttgttttttttcgccaGGCCAACTCCTCTGCCGCCTCCGAGCTGCTCCGCCGCCAATTGCATTGAACCACAATTAAGCATTTTTCTTTGGCCCTGGCTGATTGCTGATATTATCATCGTCGTCGTACCAACTGCATTTGAAAATCGTGCTGCGTTTAATGACGCTTATGGCAATCGATCAGCGCGCCCAGCGATCCTGGCTAGTTCGATTTTATAAATAGATCCTACCAACAGTtgccagttaccagttaccaagTACCAAATACCAAGGTATCATACCAGGTATCTGCGGTCTGCCAAAGAAGTCGCTCTGCAGAAGACTTACAAATTGCATTCGCTTTAAAAATAGACAGCGCACGGTGAACAATTTGCCGTCTATTTATGGAGAAAGGGTTCTCTGGATGGGAGCTGGGATTGGAATGGGAAGTTCTATAGTTCTGGAGCTCATCCATTCCCGGCTTAGAATGCCGAACTAAAAATATCCATATCCACGGGATCCTTGCGCGACTCGCACGTACACCATCCCGCGCTGCCCCATCCTCCAAAGATTCTGCCTGCTGCGGCGACTGCTGCGTGCTGCGtcttgttgcggctgctgttgttgctgctgctgctgttgttgctgctgctgttgttgctgctgctgctgttgttgctgctgctgccgccgctgctgcgaCGTTCGTGCCTAGCACGCTGTCTATGGCCATACCGCCGATgctctgccgacgtcgactTCGGGCGTTCGTGATCCGGCGACGAGTGTATATAAACGCCCGGCACGCTGGCATCCACTCAAAGTGTTTCTTGAAACTGACCGGTGAGAACACGCGGCAGGCCAGTCCAGCAGCGCAGTGGATTAAGAATATACAcatccatacatacatacatataccacaCAAATCCTCCATATCACATATATcacatactttttttttaaaacaaaaatccagcctatttttttttaactctgTGCGTTGTGTGTTTTGTTGCAGGGCGCGAAACGAAATCCCAGAATATTCTCAAACTAAAATTGCAAAACCGCAAATCGGTAAAAATAAgtgtatctgtgagatacGCAGTGCCAAAGCAAACACAGTTTCTAAATCGACGTTCCAGCCGAGTCAATCCATCAAGAGGTGAGTGCTGGCCAAGGCCAAGGTATCGAAACATTCGTGCCAAAGGTACCGGGTCTGGTCTTGGTGACCCCAAGGAATGGGGGGTGGTGGAATGTGGCATCCTTGGAGCAAGCAAGTATAGGAACGAGCCTGCCTTATCTGCATCGCGTTGGGCTATCGAAGTGGCCAAATGGCTGAGCCAACCGATTGGGTTTCGCAAATCACCGCCAGCGTGTCTGTTAACGAGTTTAACGATTGCCAAGTCTTGGCGTCAACGTACATACTCTATGGTACCCCTAAATgcagtttttggccaacaagaGCCGCTCGTAAATTATAAAGATCGTATCTCTGGCATGGGGGAACCATGGGGGAACCATGGGGGAACCATGGCTTCTCGACCAGACATCGTTGCTTGCGTAACAAATGGCAGTGTGCAGCCAATACAATAcgatataccatataccatatactaTTCGGGCATATATTCAAATGCACATTATTTATGTGGCTGGGCTCAAGAACCCCATTCGATTGGAATCCGTACCGTTATGGCTGATATGtttctttcaataaattagGGTCCATCGATGGCCATAAAACGGCCGCATTAATTAGCATAAGGAAATGAGCAGATGGCCGTCTTGCGGGGGCAAATTTGCAAGTCTCCGTCGTTATCAGATGGTGCGAGATGGTCGGAGATGGTCGGAGATGGTTGGTTTTAAACAACTTAAGTGATCACCGTTTAAGTGCcacatttgaataattaaacGCTTTCAATGTGGGCCAGTCGCGGAGGCGGGAGAAAGGAGGCAGaagcagaggcagaggcagaggcatcATTAGATGCATAGGCAGCCAGGCAAGTGGGATGCCCAGCAGGACTGGCGAACCGGGTCTACGAACTGCCGACGACAGCCAATTGAATTCAGAGGtagaatttcatttaaacGAATTACAAAAGAACCAAACGAAACGTAATTCCACGGAAGACGAAACGATGATTGGGGAATTTAAAACGGAATAGAAAGTCCGGaccactaaaaaaaaaagaaatatacatataacaaaaaaatctCAGCGAGGGTCATTGTGCAGCCCGAGTGCTTTGTGGGTTCTAAATTAAAGTCCCCCGTTtgccgtttccatttccattgcagaATGAAGTGCCAACTACTTTTCGTGGCCATCGTGTGCCTGGCCAGCGTTTGGGCGCTGCCCGTGCCCGACGAGGAGGTGGCCATCCAGCCGGACAACGGTGCCAAGGCCGAGCTCCTCACCAAGACCGTGCTGCCCACCGCCGCTGAGCCTGCCGCCTTGAAGCCCGAGGCCGAGAAGCCGGCGGAGACCAAGACCATCGAAGCCAAGGCCGCCATTCCAGAGCAGCCAGccgccatcgccaccgccgCAGCTCCCATCACTCCAGTCGCCGAGCCAGCCAAGGAGATCAACAGCGTGGAACTGAAGTCGAGTGCGCCGGACGTAGAGACCGCTCCAGCCATTCCCGAGAAGAAGACCCTGCCCGAGGAGGCCAAGCCCGCCCAGGAGACAGCACCCGTTGAGGCCGagaagaagcaggagaagaCTGCCCGCACGGAGGCGGAACCCGCTGTCGAGCCCGCTCAGCCCCAGGCCACCAAAGCCATCGAACTGGCCCCCGAGGCACCAGCCGCCAATGCCGAGGTGCAGAAGCAAATTGTCGACGAGGCCAAGCCCCAGGAGCCCAAGATCGATGCCAAGTCCGCCGAGGAGCCAGCCATTCCCGCCGTAGTCGTTGCCGAGAAGGAGACACCCGTGCAGCCCGAGCAGCCCGCCCGCCAGGAGAGGATCAACGAAATCGAACAGAAGGAGGCCAAGAAGgacgctgctgccgctgccccaGAGGAGCCAGCCAAGGCCGCTGAAGCCGcacccgcacccgcacccACCGCCGCCCCAGAGGCTCCCAAGTCGGATTCCAACATCCAGGTGATTGCGCCCGAGAAGAAGTCCATCGAGTCGTCGCCCGCCGCCGCGGCTGCTTCTCCAGCTGCCCAAGCCGCCCAGGCCAAGTCCGGCGAGGCCCCCAAGCCAGTTGACCAGCAGAAGAGCACCGAGACCGTGGCCGAGTCCGCTCCCGTCCTAAAGACCACTGCCCCATTCGCTCCGGCCGGTGCCACCAAGGTGACGGAGGCCgtcaaggagcaggagaaggaacAGCCAGCCGCTGATACCGCTACCAAGGCCCTGCCCGAGCAGAAGAAGACGGAGGAGACAGCCGCCCCAGTTGGAGCACCAGAGCCCgttgcccctgctgctgccgccgctgctgccgtgCCCGAGGCCAAGAAGATCGACGAAGCACCAGCTGCCGAGCCCGTGGCCATTGCCCAGCCCATTGCCCAGACACCATCGGCCGAGCCCAAAAAGTCGTCGGAGGAGAAGTCAGACAAGTCCGAGTCCAAGGTCGATGGCTCCTCGGAGTCCAAGGAGTCGGACGAGAGCAGCGAATCGAAGGAATCCAACTAGGGATAGTAAGAGCTTTACATCTACCACCTTGCCTTAATCCAACACAGCACCGCTCgcaccacccgcaccaccaacaccaacaccaacaccagcaccaccaatCCTCCCGACCATCGCACCACTGCTAACGCCTTGGCAGCGTCTTAATATTACGATCGTAGTTAGTGGTATCCTTAGTTGTAAATGGAGCAGAACGAAATGACACACACAACCAAGCGTACAATGAGTATGAATATGGGCAGAACTGTGGAGAGGATGGCGCCCCCCAGGATCAATAGAACCAAGTGGATCGGATGGTAACCACGCGTAGGCTTAACAATtcaacacacacaacaaacagGACAAACCGCTAAGATGGCATAAAGTAATacttataattataatttaattaatgtaatCTTAATTAAATCTTAGTCATTGCAAGACAACCACCCGGTAACCGACCCACCCCTACcctcaaaaaaaaactcaTAGATCAGCCTACCTATGTCACCCATGTCCAAACCAAGACCAAGTTCATGACCAAGTCCTTTCGAAAAATAACACCCCCAAACGATGCCAGCACTCGATGAGTATCGCCTATGATACATTATAAATGAAagaaacctttttttttatttgagttcTAACATAATGAAACTACATTTAATAACGATAGTGTTATAACGTATATATGAGAAGAAGTATATATGCTTTTATATAGACTGAGAaaattcttaaataaaaatcgaaaaactaAAGTACAACGCGCACTCTCTGGGGAATGGAATCCCAGCTTGAGGGGAATGGAATCCCAACTTGGGGGGAATGGAAACGTATAATCCTGAACATAGAATAGATAAATACAGACTTCGAATCGAATGCACAACACTTGATTACAGAGCTCTGATTCTGACGGCTAGGCCAATTATCCAAGCTTTATTGTGGACAGGCCACACCGAGTATTCCCCACAGATGCAATGCAGCAAACCAGTTCCCCAGTTCCAGATCTGCTGAGATTGCACTACGTGGATATAAGGCTAGCTAGAAATCGGTTTATCTGTTTGCCGAGATGGCGCATGCTCGCATTCTGAATTCTGAATGGCTATTACCGATTGAATTACCGACTACCGGATTTGGTCGCTTACCTTCTGCGTCAGCATCTGACAGGCAATAACGCCCAAGGCCCACCAGTCCACCGCATGGCCATAAGGTTCCCCGCACAGAATCTCCGGTGCTGAAACGATACGAGAGTGGGAGAACGTTTTACCCACCCGCAAAACAAATGGTGCAGAGGcaatggttttcatttttcggcGCGCCGAATTCGAAGGATGATACGTGGGCATACGGACATGGAGTGTGATATACGGACAAGAGATGCGGACAGCTTGGGGAACTTGGAACGAGACATGACTGGTCGAAATGATTGGATGGATAGATAATATTTGGGATAATGCTCGCAAAAAGGCCAATTACATTTCTACTTTGAACGTGTGCTTCAAAGGATTTATTCTGCTTAATTCGATATTACAATATTAGTTAAGTCGTAAAGTACATTTATCGATTACTTTTATAGCTTGGACATACAGATAAACATtgatttacatacatacacgtCTATATATTGGATCCCCATGGATACATGGAGTCGGTACTATCGTTTAATCACTACAAGTACAATCACAAtcttttatacatacatttctaCCGCCTCAACGCCTCACCGCCTCACCGCCACTTGCCTCGATCTCAACATTAGGTTTAGATG contains:
- the LOC122625111 gene encoding protein bangles and beads; this encodes MKCQLLFVAIVCLASVWALPVPDEEVAIQPDNGAKAELLTKTVLPTAAEPAALKPEAEKPAETKTIEAKAAIPEQPAAIATAAAPITPVAEPAKEINSVELKSSAPDVETAPAIPEKKTLPEEAKPAQETAPVEAEKKQEKTARTEAEPAVEPAQPQATKAIELAPEAPAANAEVQKQIVDEAKPQEPKIDAKSAEEPAIPAVVVAEKETPVQPEQPARQERINEIEQKEAKKDAAAAAPEEPAKAAEAAPAPAPTAAPEAPKSDSNIQVIAPEKKSIESSPAAAAASPAAQAAQAKSGEAPKPVDQQKSTETVAESAPVLKTTAPFAPAGATKVTEAVKEQEKEQPAADTATKALPEQKKTEETAAPVGAPEPVAPAAAAAAAVPEAKKIDEAPAAEPVAIAQPIAQTPSAEPKKSSEEKSDKSESKVDGSSESKESDESSESKESN